Proteins from a genomic interval of Streptomyces fodineus:
- the htpX gene encoding zinc metalloprotease HtpX: MQSRFRSDRRLTVRMGLTMFLLGLLYVGFVAALIALLKSWVLVVVVVGAMFVAQFWFSDRIAMFAMHGRVVEREEYPELHAVVDRLCGLADMPKPVVAVSEMDMPNAFATGRNPDHAVVCVTTGLLRRLEPAELEGVLAHELSHVAHKDVAVITVASFLGVLAGLIVRFAFYSQVFGGGRRDQNTAAVFAAIMGVSAAVYAISFLLIRALSRYRELAADRAAAHLTGRPSALASALTKVSGDIARIPTKDLRTAQAFNAFYFTPATGKEPGIERIFSTHPTLEQRLEQLGRISAELGEAATPGKAG, translated from the coding sequence ATGCAGAGCCGCTTCCGGAGCGACCGACGGCTGACCGTGCGCATGGGTCTGACGATGTTCCTGCTCGGTCTGCTGTACGTGGGCTTCGTCGCAGCGCTGATCGCGCTGCTGAAGTCCTGGGTGCTGGTCGTCGTGGTGGTCGGGGCGATGTTCGTGGCGCAGTTCTGGTTCTCCGACCGGATCGCCATGTTCGCGATGCACGGCCGGGTCGTGGAGCGCGAGGAGTATCCCGAGCTGCACGCGGTGGTCGACCGGCTGTGCGGACTCGCCGACATGCCCAAGCCGGTGGTCGCGGTGTCCGAGATGGACATGCCGAACGCGTTCGCGACCGGCCGGAATCCCGACCACGCGGTGGTCTGCGTGACCACGGGGCTGCTACGGCGGCTGGAGCCGGCCGAGCTGGAGGGCGTGCTGGCGCACGAGCTGTCGCACGTGGCGCACAAGGACGTCGCCGTGATCACGGTCGCGTCCTTCCTCGGTGTGCTGGCGGGCCTGATCGTGCGGTTCGCGTTCTACTCGCAGGTCTTCGGCGGCGGCCGCAGGGACCAGAACACCGCGGCCGTGTTCGCCGCGATCATGGGCGTCTCCGCGGCCGTGTACGCGATCAGCTTCCTGCTGATCCGGGCGCTGTCCCGGTACCGGGAGCTGGCGGCCGACCGGGCGGCGGCGCACCTGACCGGGCGCCCGTCGGCGCTGGCGTCGGCGCTCACCAAGGTCTCCGGGGACATCGCCCGGATCCCGACCAAGGACCTGCGCACGGCCCAGGCCTTCAACGCCTTCTACTTCACCCCCGCGACCGGCAAGGAGCCCGGCATCGAGCGGATCTTCTCCACGCACCCGACCCTGGAGCAGCGGCTGGAGCAGCTGGGCCGGATCTCGGCCGAGCTGGGCGAGGCCGCGACGCCGGGGAAGGCGGGCTGA
- the pspAB gene encoding PspA-associated protein PspAB, translating to MGLLDILLGRTKPVAPDLDQLFALPSAAVTLEAAAGFTPTGTGAVCFATVEGAAFEQTHREVQALLDADTDRSGPPVELHRDDYGYSWLVSARAPAQLPELVNDLHAVNSAMEVNGFGPQLLCSLAGFTADDGRRLALVYLYKRGTFYPFAPLPGATERRDNALELQVKAALANDLRIEQDLSRWFPVWGAPGL from the coding sequence TTGGGGCTGCTGGACATCCTGCTGGGCCGTACGAAACCGGTCGCGCCCGATCTCGACCAGCTCTTCGCGCTGCCCTCGGCGGCCGTGACCCTTGAGGCCGCGGCCGGTTTCACCCCGACCGGGACCGGCGCGGTGTGCTTCGCCACCGTGGAGGGCGCGGCGTTCGAGCAGACGCACCGGGAGGTGCAGGCCCTGCTGGACGCGGACACCGACCGCAGCGGTCCGCCGGTGGAACTGCACCGGGACGACTACGGCTACTCCTGGCTGGTCTCCGCGCGCGCCCCCGCGCAGTTGCCGGAGCTGGTCAACGATCTGCACGCGGTGAACAGCGCGATGGAGGTCAACGGCTTCGGTCCGCAGCTGCTGTGCTCGCTGGCGGGCTTCACGGCCGACGACGGCCGCAGGCTGGCGCTGGTCTACCTCTACAAGCGGGGCACCTTCTACCCCTTCGCCCCGCTGCCCGGTGCCACCGAGCGGCGGGACAACGCGCTGGAACTCCAGGTGAAGGCGGCGCTCGCGAACGACCTGCGGATCGAGCAGGACCTGAGCCGCTGGTTCCCGGTGTGGGGCGCCCCCGGTCTGTGA